The sequence GTAGTCGTGCGGGCGCGGGCCTCGTATCCTGGACAGTGCCACCCCGCCTGGGGTTGGCTGTTGGGTCCAGGACGTTGCGCGGCCCGGCGCCCGCGACAGCTGTGCCGGAGGAGGAAAGATGCCACTCTCCGAGCATGAGCAGCGGCTGCTCGATCAAATCGAGCGCGAGCTCTATGCCGAGGACCCCAAGTTCGCATCCACGGTGCGTGGCACCCGGTTGCGTCGCCCCGCTCGCCGACGGCGTATTCAGGGCATCGCCCTGTTCGTAGTGGGCGTGGCCCTGCTGGTGCTGGGCGTGGTGGTGCCGCAGTTCCGGGTGGCCGACATCCCGCTGATCAGCGTGCTCGGGTTCCTCGTGATGTTCTTCGGGGTCATGTTGGCCGTCACATCGATTCGGCACGCCGCCGACGGAGACGGCAAGGGCGGTGGATCGGGCTCCCGGGGTGGCAAGCAACCAGGGCGTCGCAGTTCCTTCACCCAGCGGATGGAAGAGCGCTTCCGCCAGCGCTTCGAAGAGCAGTAGCGCCGCAAGACCACGAGATCCGCGTCCCGCCACCAGGCAGGACGCGGATCTTCTTGTGTGCTCTCCGACCTTGCTCGGCGGGTCACCCGCAGCTGTGACAGCGGGTGACCCCCGATCGGGTGAGCTGGCAACCGCGCCGGGGCCCGGCAAAGTCGCGTGGCCAGGCCACCCCGCCGCCGGTGACCCGCTCGCCCCACGTCTTGAATGACTCATTCAGGTCTTCGGAGGTCCTGAATGAGTCATTCAAGACGCCGGCGCAGCGGTGCGGGGACCGTACCGACCCGACTTTGCCGGGACCCTGACACTTCAGGTAGCCGGGTCCCTCAGTCCCGGTTGCGGAACAGGGACTTCGGGAAGAGCCGTCCCTTCCAGGACAGCGGCGCGTTGCGGTGCAGGCTCCGCCGCAGGTGGTCGAACGCCGCCGGCAGCCGCGGGTCGCCTTCGCCCTCGCCGCCGTACCAGGACCGCTCCACCACGCCGATGACCGTGCGGAGGCCTTCGCGCCCCTCGTCGTCCAAGTGGTGCTTCGCGGCCAGCTTCTGGCCGGCCACGCGGACCGTGTCGCTCGGGGGGATAGGGAGCCCGCGGTCGGCGCATTCGGCGCGCAGCTCGGACCAGGCCGCGTCCGCCGCGCCCGGGCGGTGGCCGACGATCTCCTGCAGCCGCCGCCGCCGGCCGACGTCGCGCGCCGCCGAGGGGCCGAGCAGGCCCGCCAGCAGTAGCACGACCACCAGGCTGAACCACCAGGCCACCAGCCACGACAGCACACCGAGCACCGCCACCCACAGCGCGGTGGTGATGAGCGGCATCCAGTTCTTCAGCACCGCGCGGAACCCGGTCAGCGCCGGCACGGTCTCCGGCTCGGCTTCCGGTCGTCTCCGGTAGAGCAGGCCCGCGAGGATCACCTGCATCGTCGTCAGCACCGCCAGCGTGAGCAGCACCGCCACCAGCACCCAGGCCCAGCCCGGCGTGCCCGAGTCGGTCTGCTCCGGGCCCTGCGTCGGCAGGTTCTGCCCGGTGTCGCGCGGGACGCCGGTCGGCGCCGCGCTCGACTGGACCGTGCTCGGCGCCACCTGGGTGTCGTCGGGCTGGTTGCCGCCCTGCGGGCCGGCCTGCAGGTACGGCGGTGTGATGCCGCGGCCGTCGGACAGCGGGGTCGGGTCGAACGTCACCCAGCCCTTGTCGCCGAAGTACGCCTCCACCCACGCGTGCGCGTCCTGCGTGCTGATCGACAGGTAGTCGTTGACCTGGACGCCGGGGGTGAAGCCGATCGCCACCCGCGACGGGATGCCCGCCACCCGCAGCATCACGGCCATCGCCGACGCGAACTGCTCGCAGAAGCCGCGCTTGCCGTTGAGGATGAAGTCCGCCAGCGCGTCCGCGTCGTTGGCCGGCGCGGTCTTCGTGTCGTAGACGAAGCCGTTCTGCGCCGTGAAGTACCGCCAGATCGCCGACGCGCGGTCGAAGTCGTTCGACGCCCCGGCGATCAGCTGCTCGGTCTTCGCCCGGACGCGGTCGTCGACCCGGTCGAGTTCGGTGTAGCGCGGGGGCAGGTCGTCGACGCGCGGGGTCACGCGCAGCTCGGCCGCCGTCGGTTCCTTCAGCGACGCGTATTCGGTGTACGACGGCGGAGTCTCGCTGCGCGTGGTGAACACCGTGCCGCTGACCTGGTCGTAGAGGTAGCCGTTGCCCGAGCCGTCGATCACCCGCGGCGCGCCGTACACCGGCAGCCAGTTGTCCCGCCAGCTCGCCGGCTCGACGTCGATCTTCCGCGCGGCGCCGCTGCCGTCGTCGCCCGGCGCGGGCGGCAGCTGCGGCCCGACCGGGACGCCCTGCTGCGAACGGCCTTCGTCGTGCAGGCCCCAGCCCTTGTTGGGGTAGAAGGTGTCGAGCGTCATCGCCCGCAGCAGCCGCCGGTCGGTGCCGAGGCCGCGGACCTTGAACAGCTCGCGGTTGGACCCCTGGTCGAGCATCCCGCGCAGCTCGGTGAACGGCTGGATGCCGAACCCGCCCGAGCCCGCGCCGGCACCGTTCCCGCTGGCCCCGAACGGGATGCGCCCGACCGTGCCGACCCACGTGATCGCGCCGCCGAACAGGCCGAGCACGATCGCCGCGCTGACGACCGCGACCGGCGCGGAGAGCACGCCCTGCTTGCCACTGCGGCCCGGCGCTTCCCGGGTCCGCCAGCGCCGGTGCCGGTGGTTGCCGTCGACCGCCAGCAGGCCGGCGAACGCCGCCCCGCCGAGCAGGAACGTCCACCAGGGCAGCATTTCCTCGCTCAACGCGGCCGGCACCGCGTAGACGCAGAGCAGCACGAGCCCGGTCGCGGCCGGCGCCGCGGCGGCCACCGTCAGCGTGTCGACCAGGACGGCGACCAGGCCGATCAGGATCGTCACCAGGCACAGGATCGGCTGGCTGCCCTCGACCGGCGGCAGCCCGGTCCGGATCTGTTCGGCGGCCGCCGAAAGCGTCGTGCCGATCTCTTCGAACGCGTCCGGGCCGGGGATCACCTGCAGGATCCCGTTCGTGGTGAACGCGCCGGTGATCAGGAACAGCAGCACCAGCAGCTGGCCGAGGCCGACCAGGACGGTCGGCACCTGCAGCGAGCGCAGCGCCAGCCCGGTCGCGCCGATCAGCAGGACCGCGACGAACAGGTAGCCGAACCACGCCAGGCCGGCCACGACGCTCGTCACCGACGTCGCCGCGCAGAGCGTCGCGATGCCGGCCGCGGCCGGGGCGAGCAGGCTGCTCCGCCAGGCCGACAGCGGGTGCTGGGACGGCGGGCGGTGCGCCGGGCGCGGGGGTGCGGAAGTGCTCATCGCTGACCGCCGATCAGGGTGTGGCCGCGGGCGCCGCTGCGGCTGAGCTCGGCCCACACCTGCGGCATCGGCGAGCCCGGCCCGGCGACCACGACGCCCCAGCCCGACGCGCGCAGCAGCGCGGCCGAGTCCTCGGTGGCGGCCGCGCGCTGCTCGGGCGCGGTCACGCCGGCCGACCACGTGGGGGTGTCGAGCAGGACGGCGAGGCTGCGGATGCCGCGCGGGCGGTACTGGGTCAGCTGGTGGACGGCTTCGGTGCTGACCGTGCCGAGCACGGCGATCAGCTCCTGGCCTTCGCCGGGGTCGCCGGCCAGCGTGATGTCCCGCTGGTGGGCGGGCTGCAGCGCGGCCAGCGCGTCGAGCAGGACGTTGTCGTAGTGGTCGCCGCCTTCGCCCGGGGTGTCGGCGAGGGTGATCCCGTGCTCGCTGACCAGCCGGACGCGGTGCCCGGACCGGCGCAGGTGCAGCGCGGCCGACGCGGTGAACGACACCGCCCACTCCAGGCTGGCGGCCGGGCCGCTGCCGTGGTGCGCGGCGGCGCGGTGGTCGAGCAGCACGGTGGTGCCGCCGCGCCACGGCCGTTCTTCGACGCGCACCATGATCTCGTCGCGGCGCGCGGTCGAGCGCCAGTGCACCTTCCGCAGGTCGTCGCCCTGCCGGTACTGGCGGACGATCACGTCGGCCTCGCCCTGCCCGGCGTGCAGCCGGACGGTGCCGTCGTCGCCGACGCCGATCCCGGCGCCGCTGGGCAGGCCCCACAGCGGAACCACTCGCGGCACGACGACCAGCCGCGAGTGCCCGATCAGCTCGCGCTCGAACTCGCACAGCCCGAAGGGGTCGGTGATGGTCGCGCGCAGCGGCCCGACCTGCTGGATCCCGCGCAGCACCGGCTGCAGCGGGTAGCGCAGCGAAACCCGGCGGTCGTGCGGGAGCCGCTCGACGACGAACCGCGGCCGCGAACCCAGCGCGTACGGCACGCCGTCCTCGAGGAGGATCTCGCCGGCCGGCAGCCGTCCGCTGCGCCACAGCTCCAGCTGCACCTCGCCGTTGCCGCCGACCGCGACCCGCTGCGGGTGCAGCGCGCGGGTGGCGCCGATGCGCAGCCGCGTCGCCGAGATGAACGCGGCGACCAGCAGCGGCAGCGCCACCACGAACACCGCCACGCGCAGCAGGTCGCGCTCGTTGAGCACGAACGAGCACACCGCGGCCGCGATCCCCGCGGCCAGGAGGCAGCGGCCGCGGGTGGTCAGGCCGGACAGGGCACGCAGCATGCCGTTCTCTTCCCCTTCGCGCCGGACAATTTTTCGGGGGTTCGGGTGGCGGAGCCCCCGACCTGGGGCGGAGCCCCAGATGTCACAGCTAGGGCCGGGAGCCCTGCGGCACCGGCACCCGGTGCAGCACCGCGCGCACGACGTCGGTCGCCGACCGCCGCGCCGCGTGGGCCTCGGTGGTCAGCACCAGGCGGTGCGCCAGGACGGGGACCGCGACCGTGTGCAGGTCGTCCGGCACGACGTAGTCGCGGCCCGACAGCGCCGCCTGCGCCCGCGCCGCGCGGACGAGGTGCAGCGTCGCCCGCGGGGACGCACCGAGCCGGATCTCCGGGACCTGCCGGGTGGCCGCGACGACGTCGACGGCGTACCGGCGGACCTCCGGCGCCATGTGCACGTGGCGGACCGTCTCGATCAGGCGGTGCACGGTCTCGCCGTCGGACACCGGCTGCAGCTCTTCGAGGGGGTTGTGGCCGGCGTGCTCGTCGACCATCGCGAGCTCGGCCTGCTGGTCGGGGTAGCCGATGGAGACGCGCGCGGTGAACCGGTCGCGCTGGGCCTCGGGGAGGGCGTAGGTGCCTTCCATCTCGATCGGGTTCTGGGTGGCGATCACCATGAACGGCTGCTCGAGGTGGTAGGTCGAGGTGTCGACGGTGACCTGGTGCTCTTCCATGCACTCCAGCAGCGCCGACTGCGTCTTCGGCGAGGCGCGGTTGATCTCGTCGCCCACCACGATGTTCGCGAACACCGGGCCGGGGCGGAAGTCGAACTCGCCGGACTGGCGGTTGTAGATGGAGACGCCGGTGACGTCGCTGGGCAGCAGGTCCGGGGTGAACTGGATGCGGCTGACCGTGCAGTCGATCGACCGGGCGAGCGCCTTGGCCAGCGACGTCTTCCCGACGCCGGGCACGTCTTCGACCAGGAGGTGGCCCTCGGCTAGCAGGGTGACCAGCGCGATCCGGATGACGTCGGGCTTGCCGACCAGCACGCGTTCCACGTTCGCGGCGATCCGCCGGGCGGTTTCGTGGAGCTCGTCCAGTGACACTCTGCCGGGGCGGCCGGCGGGGCGGCCGTTGCCCGTGGACTCCGCCGGATAAGGCGGCCGTCCGGATGCCTGCTCGCCCGATCCGGGCGCCGCAGACTGGATT is a genomic window of Amycolatopsis lexingtonensis containing:
- a CDS encoding DUF58 domain-containing protein; translated protein: MLRALSGLTTRGRCLLAAGIAAAVCSFVLNERDLLRVAVFVVALPLLVAAFISATRLRIGATRALHPQRVAVGGNGEVQLELWRSGRLPAGEILLEDGVPYALGSRPRFVVERLPHDRRVSLRYPLQPVLRGIQQVGPLRATITDPFGLCEFERELIGHSRLVVVPRVVPLWGLPSGAGIGVGDDGTVRLHAGQGEADVIVRQYRQGDDLRKVHWRSTARRDEIMVRVEERPWRGGTTVLLDHRAAAHHGSGPAASLEWAVSFTASAALHLRRSGHRVRLVSEHGITLADTPGEGGDHYDNVLLDALAALQPAHQRDITLAGDPGEGQELIAVLGTVSTEAVHQLTQYRPRGIRSLAVLLDTPTWSAGVTAPEQRAAATEDSAALLRASGWGVVVAGPGSPMPQVWAELSRSGARGHTLIGGQR
- a CDS encoding DUF3040 domain-containing protein; protein product: MPLSEHEQRLLDQIERELYAEDPKFASTVRGTRLRRPARRRRIQGIALFVVGVALLVLGVVVPQFRVADIPLISVLGFLVMFFGVMLAVTSIRHAADGDGKGGGSGSRGGKQPGRRSSFTQRMEERFRQRFEEQ
- a CDS encoding transglutaminaseTgpA domain-containing protein; amino-acid sequence: MSTSAPPRPAHRPPSQHPLSAWRSSLLAPAAAGIATLCAATSVTSVVAGLAWFGYLFVAVLLIGATGLALRSLQVPTVLVGLGQLLVLLFLITGAFTTNGILQVIPGPDAFEEIGTTLSAAAEQIRTGLPPVEGSQPILCLVTILIGLVAVLVDTLTVAAAAPAATGLVLLCVYAVPAALSEEMLPWWTFLLGGAAFAGLLAVDGNHRHRRWRTREAPGRSGKQGVLSAPVAVVSAAIVLGLFGGAITWVGTVGRIPFGASGNGAGAGSGGFGIQPFTELRGMLDQGSNRELFKVRGLGTDRRLLRAMTLDTFYPNKGWGLHDEGRSQQGVPVGPQLPPAPGDDGSGAARKIDVEPASWRDNWLPVYGAPRVIDGSGNGYLYDQVSGTVFTTRSETPPSYTEYASLKEPTAAELRVTPRVDDLPPRYTELDRVDDRVRAKTEQLIAGASNDFDRASAIWRYFTAQNGFVYDTKTAPANDADALADFILNGKRGFCEQFASAMAVMLRVAGIPSRVAIGFTPGVQVNDYLSISTQDAHAWVEAYFGDKGWVTFDPTPLSDGRGITPPYLQAGPQGGNQPDDTQVAPSTVQSSAAPTGVPRDTGQNLPTQGPEQTDSGTPGWAWVLVAVLLTLAVLTTMQVILAGLLYRRRPEAEPETVPALTGFRAVLKNWMPLITTALWVAVLGVLSWLVAWWFSLVVVLLLAGLLGPSAARDVGRRRRLQEIVGHRPGAADAAWSELRAECADRGLPIPPSDTVRVAGQKLAAKHHLDDEGREGLRTVIGVVERSWYGGEGEGDPRLPAAFDHLRRSLHRNAPLSWKGRLFPKSLFRNRD
- a CDS encoding AAA family ATPase — encoded protein: MSLDELHETARRIAANVERVLVGKPDVIRIALVTLLAEGHLLVEDVPGVGKTSLAKALARSIDCTVSRIQFTPDLLPSDVTGVSIYNRQSGEFDFRPGPVFANIVVGDEINRASPKTQSALLECMEEHQVTVDTSTYHLEQPFMVIATQNPIEMEGTYALPEAQRDRFTARVSIGYPDQQAELAMVDEHAGHNPLEELQPVSDGETVHRLIETVRHVHMAPEVRRYAVDVVAATRQVPEIRLGASPRATLHLVRAARAQAALSGRDYVVPDDLHTVAVPVLAHRLVLTTEAHAARRSATDVVRAVLHRVPVPQGSRP